A segment of the Lolium perenne isolate Kyuss_39 chromosome 3, Kyuss_2.0, whole genome shotgun sequence genome:
TGGGAGTCCACTTATAATTAGCAAAACCGTTTAAACTGAGATTTTCATTTAGAAATCCTTAAAAATAATCTTTTGGAAACAACGCCCTAAGAAATGTATTGGGCCCGATTTATAAGAAAGCAATTTTGGAGGCCCAGTGGTCATAATCTAGCTCAAGCTGCAGCCCTGCAGGTCTCGGCCCGACAATGTAAAACTTCTATTTGTGGGCTGAGGCCTGAGAGCCACCCGGTAGATTGGAGAAGTTCTTTTTTGCGAATTGGTAGATTAGAAAAGTTGCGGCATGGCGGCGGAGGGAGCGGAGCTTGGTCCCCCGGCGTCCGCGCAGCCGCCGGCACCGAAGCGGCGGAAGATCGAGCCTTCTCGGAGGTACCAACCGCTTCGCGTTTTCTCGTGGCCCTTCCAATTATTTTCAGTCTGACTGCTGCCAAACTCTCCAATTTAGTGGATGTTTTGCCTAATCTCTCACGGCCGCGCTGCGCCGTCCTTCTAGTTTTGAGAAGAATTCGCAACGTTTCCGACCTTGGCGTTTGGGGCATGCCAGTGGTGGGGAGTGGCTACAGGTGTAGGTTTCTTTTAGGTAAAGATTCCGGACTGGCCTGCCGACTAGCTGATCCTGTGACTCTGCATATCTCTATATGTTAGATTTTGGTGCTCTTTAAAAGGGGCTTTGGAATGTGGCAATGTAGCTGTTTATCTATATTTCTAAAAGTGTCGATATTCCCTTGGGACCTTGTTGATCGAAACCAATATCGGTCCCTTTTGCATTTCTGTCTCAAACGGATAATATTCAGGCAATATTATGGGCTGTGGTGTCGACCACATTCTTTTACGAAGTTGTCGACCACAATTGAGTGGCGGAGTGGGTAATTTGATAACATAAAGCTTAGCTCTCATGTACCCAGGGGTGAATTCTTTGGGGCGCGTGATCCCGACCTGAAAAATCAACTGCACATAGTATTGTCTGCCTCTCTTTTGCTCATGGTTCGGTCCATCCAACCATGCAATCCATGTAGTTCAGAATATCTTAAATAAAAACTTGGTGCAATCAATCTTTTTAAACAGAAGGCGACAACGCACAACTTTAAATTAGTAAAGCCCCAAACGGCGAATGATGATACAAGGTGCTGAGGGAATCAGCTTACAAGGAAGAACAGGAACAAGCAAGCAAAACATAAACAAGGCGCTTCGCTTGAACCTACTCTACTGCCTCGTCAGCTGCAACAATCGCTTAGATCGAAGGAGGTGCAGTCGATTTCAAGTTATGTAGATCCTATCTTGATAACTATGACAAGTCATTACCACCATTAAATCATTGAACCAAACTAGCTATTCTGTTGATTAACTTTACGTTGTGTGTCTATATCTGATTGTCACTGTTAGGTTTAATGACATTATCGGCCTAAATGCACTTGAAGGGCACATCCTAAGTTGCCTGAATTGAGAGTGAAACCAACCATAtgctaattagttacttgatgcaTTGACAGTCACCATGAAAATCTGTTGTACCTTACAGTAAATTGTGCATTGAAGCTTCCTACTCGCTACTCAATCTTTTTTGCAGTTCAGTGTCATGTTGTACTTACTACTTCCTCTGTTTTATAATTCTTGTCGTGCTTTTAGTTCTTGAACTAAAACCACGACAAGAATTGTGAAACGAAGGGATTAGCTATACTAAGAGCAGTGATTTTGTTGGTGTTGACTACAGGAAGAGGTCTACTCCTTGCTGTTGATTGCAATTTGTCATCAAACCAATTTCTTGTCTAGTAAATATATTTCGTTATGCTTTGGAACACAGGAGTAGACCTCCTCCTTCTCAAGATGCTCCTGATAAGGACAAGTTGGCGGCATCATCCAATTCATCGGTATGCTCTAATTCCTGACACGTTGATTGGCAATCAATACCTTCTCTCCTCTTTCTTGATTTCTCCTAACATCCTTTTTTTTATGTGAACACCACTTTTCCAGGTTTCAGCTACACCGGTAGCGAGAGTGGATCTCAACAAAGTTATAGAGGCAAAGAGATTTGCTGTCTTTCAAGCACAGCACGAGGGATGCCTTGGAAGCTTCAAAAGCTTTGATTCTCTGTTTGGAAATTATCTTGTTCCTGTTACCCCAAGCGATGACTTCTTCGAACAGATTTCAAAGAAGTAATACAACAGAGTTGACAGCTGTGAAGAGGTAGGACAATGATTCTGCTCCATGCTAGGTATATCAACTGTCTAAGATCTGTTCCTGCTAGATTTTTTATACTAACAGAGTAATGCTAGCTAAGACTTCAAAACAAACTCTATGAGTACTCTACTTTAGAAATTGAAGTTCTGTTCTTCAAAAGGGTAACTGGTTTTGATGTACGGCTGTAGATACTCCTACCTTGTAAGATCTTCACCGTGCCAAAATGTAGAGCTACTAATTGTACAAGTGGTGCACAAGCGTTACTTTCTGGCAAGCATTCTGTAGTGCCACCTTTTATTTCTCAGTGGGAATTTTCCCCAGTCTAGGCTATCCTTCCAGCACCCAGGAGGATGTACATCTGGACGGGATCATTTTATTCTTGTAGTCTTCCATCACCTAACAAGCTTTCCAATTATTGACGTGGTTCTCTCTACCACTTCTTTCCTTCCAGCCAATTCAACAAATATCTTTGCAGCATGGAGAGTTTCAAAGGAGATTGTCTAAACACTAAAGAAACCAGGGAACAGTTGGCATGTGAAACATGGTTAGGGAGTACGTTCGATTTCGGAACCCACAATTCGCTGCGAGTATCAAAGAAGCACTCTGTTATGCTCGTTTTTATGACAGCTTTTTTTGGGAGGTCTCAGTTGCGAAACCCTTTGGGGAGCCTCTGCGATTCATTCTTTTCTTTCTCCCGAAGCTCGTGCATGAGATTTTCCATTCCACAGGAGAAGAAAAAGAGTTGTATAATTAATTAAAATAGAACCAGATAAATACAAGGCGAAGTGGAACACACAAATAGAGAGTAGTAGGGTTATTTGTATTTAAATTTAGTTGCTTTTCATTCAAACGTGTAACATGTAATAAAATTTGAAGGAAAATCTCAATTTATGccgtgtttttcattctttacatTAGTTCATTGTCTTGGAAAATGGTAGGGCAGGATCAGCCGTTGGGCTGGCCTGGCCAGCCGGACCGCCTCCCAAATTCTATCTGCTCACCAACCCGCAGCCGACCAAAATGAACAGAAACAGACCGTTTGGGTCACCGTTTTGGGTTGATCCACTTGAAATGCCCTTAAGCCAAGCGATACTTACTACCGCCTCCCAAATTCCGTCCGTAGTAGTAGTTATAGAAAGATCGGTATTAAGTGATGAAATAGATCGGTGTTAGAATTTAGTTTAATGCACAAGAAATGAGACGAGTGTGTTCAATCCCCGTGGTTTGTCTCTATGACCAGGTTGTGTTCATCAGATGTTATACTCCCTTTATACCTGTTTATAGGGGTATTACGCATTTCAAAAAATAAGTTTGACTATAaatttggtcaataaaatataaCCTCTATCTataaatagatgccaaaagtTTATCTAATTTGAATGCATCTTGTCacgatttagtgtatagatacattcaaatttgaataaatctttagcatctatttatggacggagggagtataagatATATGCTACAGAAATTATACCCATTGAATTCGTATTCAAAAGAGGATTCAATAGTATAATTTTGTGATATATATCTTACATTCTGTTGATCAAATTAGTAGTCAAAATTTTTTATCTCGAAATGCGTAAAACTCTTTAAACCGGTATGTATGGAGGGAGTACGAGTTCCTAAGCTAGTAGGTTGAGCACGAAGTTTATGAGATGatcatgtttctactcctagttgcTTGCGTGTGTTTTAACCTAGATACTGCAATGGTGTCCTTTTTTTTCCATGTTTTTTGGATGGTGCGAAAAAAAAACCATGGTGTATCTTATCATCGAGTGTCTGCCTGTAGCACGTTACGTTGGCCGGTTGGCGCGCGAaaggcggcgcgacgcaaacgcaaCGCACGTATATTCGCTCCTGGTTGGCGGCAGCCCATCCACCGCTCCGTCCGTCCGCCATGCCCCGTGCCGTGCGGGT
Coding sequences within it:
- the LOC127343805 gene encoding uncharacterized protein, encoding MAAEGAELGPPASAQPPAPKRRKIEPSRRSRPPPSQDAPDKDKLAASSNSSVSATPVARVDLNKVIEAKRFAVFQAQHEGCLGSFKSFDSLFGNYLVPVTPSDDFFEQISKK